A region of the Tissierellales bacterium genome:
CCAAGTGATACAGTGATTCCTCCGCTATTTGCAAACACCATCACTCCGCCTGCAAATACCATAGTGCCTATTGCCAATGCCGATATCAACTTCTTATAATTCATATTCTTCTATGTCCTCCTAAATGCATTATGAATATATAGTAACCGCGTTTTGTCTCTAATATATTCCTCACATATTTCCAAGTTGTAAACATTTGAGTATTCACCTTTTTTAGTTTTTTCCAAAATAAAAAATCCCAAAAAGCAGCAAAGCCAATAAATTCAAAATTTCAAGCTTTCATCTGTCTGTTTTTTGGGAATAAGTCATTCTAGCTATGCTAATCCGTTACGTTTTATTTGTTTCTCTCTTGCTCTTCCACTTTTCATCTCTACGATTCTATCAAATAACTCTGTAAGCTCAACTATATGTGTTATAAATATCATAGTAAGTCCTTCTATTTCTATCAACTCTTTAAGTATAATAATCAGCTCTTTTCTATCGATATTTGAAAGCCCTTCATCTATTACCAATACGCCTTTATTTGCATATAGTGCTCTTGCAAGACTGACTTTTTGTTTTTCACCATGTGACCAAGCGCTTACTAGGGAATCAAATCCATAACCTAATCTATCTATTCTCGATATCCTTATTACTTCTTCTAACTTTCTTTGATCTAATGGTTTTCCACAAAGTATGTTTTCAAGCAAGTTTCCTGAGTACACAAATGGTTCTGCACAAATGTATTGTCCAGTAAATTTTCTAAATCCGCTTTTATCTGTATTCGAATCGTATCCTAATTGTCCTGTAAGCACCTTAGCCAATGTAGATTTTCCAGAACCAGAATGTCCTATTATAGCTACCTTTTCGCCTTTGTTTATGGAAATAGACGTGTTTTTTAATATATGCTTATCTCCTACTTTATAATCAGCATTTTGAAGTATCATATCTAATTCGCACGATTCTACCTCCTGTGAAACAACCTCTAAATCCAATATTTCATCCATTCTATCACTAGAAACCTTAGCTTGACTAAAGTTGAATAAATAGTTTGCAATTGCCGAAAGAGGAACTATGCTAGCAGTTAAATATGTATTAAAAGCTATTATCTCCCCAATAGTAAAATCCGATAAAACTGTCATTGATCCTCCAATTCCAAGTATAAAGTAAGGTACTACCCCTGAAATTGTAGCCGTTAAACTAGAACCTGCTAGTTTACAATACATCTTTTTTTCATTAGCCAAACATTTTTCATTCGCAGTATCACTATATCTGTCCGCTGCAAAATTTGACATTCTATTTATCTTCAAAAAATCGAGACCATCAATCAATTGAACCAACATATCTTTGCTAAATGTCAGCGTTTTCACATATTTCATGTAGTAATTTTCTAGTCTTGAATTAAATATGCTTACAATAGCTATATACACTACCATCATAAATATTACTAAAACCACAAGTTCCTTTGAAAGCATAAACATCATAAATACATTCATCACTAGCACAACCAAATTTTGCATACACCTTGCGATTTCATCTACAAACAGAACTACTATACTCTTTATATCTTCTTCTACCCTAGTTATCAAGTCTCCTTTT
Encoded here:
- a CDS encoding ABC transporter ATP-binding protein/permease is translated as MKHLKFVLRFVRKYKMRIFLGLCIILLYPLLTIRIPMMMKDMIDITIPSKDLVHINMAMWSMIILFVISRILKYAEDRIFAEVNLHMVRDIRIALFSHIVKSGVEDTSNYTKGDLITRVEEDIKSIVVLFVDEIARCMQNLVVLVMNVFMMFMLSKELVVLVIFMMVVYIAIVSIFNSRLENYYMKYVKTLTFSKDMLVQLIDGLDFLKINRMSNFAADRYSDTANEKCLANEKKMYCKLAGSSLTATISGVVPYFILGIGGSMTVLSDFTIGEIIAFNTYLTASIVPLSAIANYLFNFSQAKVSSDRMDEILDLEVVSQEVESCELDMILQNADYKVGDKHILKNTSISINKGEKVAIIGHSGSGKSTLAKVLTGQLGYDSNTDKSGFRKFTGQYICAEPFVYSGNLLENILCGKPLDQRKLEEVIRISRIDRLGYGFDSLVSAWSHGEKQKVSLARALYANKGVLVIDEGLSNIDRKELIIILKELIEIEGLTMIFITHIVELTELFDRIVEMKSGRAREKQIKRNGLA